A window of the Salvelinus sp. IW2-2015 unplaced genomic scaffold, ASM291031v2 Un_scaffold2484, whole genome shotgun sequence genome harbors these coding sequences:
- the nrbf2b gene encoding nuclear receptor-binding factor 2b gives MKLTECEQAGLSMALQRDSHVKQQRLIEEKWKRTRQEGKPMVLQSHPSTDQPPGLVTNEPPRHPEREYDTWLYLLKNKGSPPPPTPCPGSKAHKDDKTRLEEQQTTIANLRRHIDHLLGENEKLTLDNQRLRGENTRLKRDAADTDLLEKSELWVLPQSEDRKNISIPNLPPLEMPTQDICLDDLPALELPEDIQHELQALLDRDASQPSTN, from the exons ATGAAGTTAACAGAGTGTGAACAG gCTGGTTTGTCCATGGCGCTCCAGAGGGACAGCCACGTGAAGCAGCAGCGGCTTATTGAGGAGAAGTGGAAGAGGACCAGACAGGAGGGCAAGCCCATGGTCCTTCAGAGCCACCCCTCCACCGACCAGCCCCCCGGCCTGGTGACCAACGAGCCCCCCCGCCACCCAGAGAGGGAGTACGACACCTGGCTGTACCTCCTGAAGAACAAGggctccccccctccccccacaccctGCCCCGGCAGCAAGGCCCACAAGGACGATAAGACGCGTCTGGAGGAGCAGCAGACCACTATCGCCAACCTGCGGCGCCACATAGATCATCTGCTGGGAGAGAACGAGAAACTGACCCTGGACAACCAGCGCCTGCGAGGGGAGAACACCCGGCTGAAGCGGGACGCAGCGGACACGGACTTACTGGAGAAATCCGAGCTGTGGGTTCTGCCCCAGTCAGAGGACAGGAAGAACATCTCCATACCTAACCTGCCCCCTCTGGAGATGCCCACTCAGGACATCTGTCTGGACGACCTGCCTGCCCTGGAGCTCCCCGAGGACATCCAGCACGAACTGCAGGCGCTGCTGGACAGAGACGCCAGCCAGCCCAGTACTAACTAA